In one Massilia endophytica genomic region, the following are encoded:
- a CDS encoding IS110 family RNA-guided transposase, protein MQNADDGLYVGIDVSKKSLDVDSLPLSHRAQFPNDAGGHQNLKARLLQLQPRWIVVEASGGLEMELVSVLATAGLPVAVINPKQARDFAKAIGVLAKTDQVDAIVLARFGQAVKPALRPIKDGELRHLEDVLTRRRQLVDMLTAEKNRKLQATALIAKEINEHIEWLEQRIKGTNGDLGRAIKESPLWHAKADLLSSIPGVGSITVATLLAQLPELGTLNRREIGALVGVCPYSRDSGKMRGKRRIWGGRASVRAVLYMATLVAIRHNPVLKSAYARLLAAGKLKKVAIVACMRKLLVTMNAMLHNNERWAATLD, encoded by the coding sequence ATGCAGAACGCAGACGATGGGTTGTACGTCGGGATCGATGTCAGCAAGAAGAGTCTGGACGTCGATAGTCTTCCGCTGTCACATCGGGCGCAGTTCCCCAATGACGCGGGTGGTCATCAGAACCTGAAAGCCAGGTTGTTGCAGCTACAGCCGCGATGGATCGTGGTGGAGGCGAGCGGCGGTCTCGAAATGGAATTGGTCAGCGTACTGGCAACTGCGGGGTTGCCAGTGGCGGTCATCAATCCCAAACAGGCCAGGGATTTCGCCAAGGCCATTGGCGTGCTTGCGAAAACTGACCAGGTCGATGCCATTGTTCTGGCCCGCTTCGGGCAAGCGGTCAAACCGGCACTGCGTCCAATTAAAGACGGTGAGCTACGCCATCTGGAGGACGTTCTGACTCGAAGACGCCAGTTGGTCGATATGCTCACAGCTGAGAAGAACCGAAAGCTGCAGGCGACCGCTCTCATTGCAAAAGAGATCAATGAGCATATTGAATGGCTCGAGCAGCGTATCAAGGGCACCAATGGTGATCTGGGGCGGGCTATCAAGGAAAGTCCGCTATGGCACGCTAAAGCCGACCTGCTCTCATCCATCCCCGGCGTAGGCTCCATCACCGTCGCAACCCTGCTGGCGCAGTTACCCGAGCTTGGCACGCTCAATCGGCGCGAAATCGGTGCGCTGGTTGGCGTCTGCCCATACAGCCGTGACAGCGGCAAGATGCGGGGGAAGCGAAGAATTTGGGGTGGCAGGGCATCGGTACGGGCGGTCCTCTACATGGCCACCTTGGTCGCCATCCGACACAATCCCGTCCTCAAAAGCGCCTACGCCCGGCTGCTCGCGGCAGGAAAACTCAAGAAAGTAGCCATCGTGGCTTGCATGCGCAAGCTGCTCGTCACCATGAACGCCATGTTGCATAACAACGAGAGGTGGGCAGCAACCCTCGATTAA
- a CDS encoding ATP-dependent DNA helicase: MPGKHDADIERLFGAGGPLGPAVGGFRPRKSQTEMAKAIAQAISEQQTLIAEAGTGTGKTFAYLVPALMWGGKTIISTGTKNLQDQLFLRDIPTVRAALQAPVSVALLKGRGNYLCHYHLERTLQNGRMTSREDVGYLREISRFLKMTSTGDKAELARVPETAPVWNLVTSTRENCVGAECQYYQDCFVMKARREAQQADVVVVNHHLFFADVALKDTGVAELLPSANTIVFDEAHQLPDTATLFFGETFSTSQVLELCRDVLAEGLAHARDGADWGKTVSVVEKAARDLRLTFPQDVVRLSLPQIAPSSDFFPALDVLREQLAGLLAVLEKQAERAETLEQCRVRGHELQQKLDNWKYDPKAKVAPGEEAVFWVEAYTSSLQLHKTPLSIAPIFNSQREGVPRSWIFTSATLAVKNDFKHFSEQMGLTGEVARTWPSPFNYEQQGMLYVPQGLPDPNSLGYTDAVLDCALPIIEAAGGRTFLLCTTLRAVKRAAERLRDEFEKRGLRFPLFVQGDRGRTELLDQFRKAGNGVLIGSQSFWEGVDVRGDALSLVIIDKLPFAPPDDPVLAARIEVMERQGLNGFMHHTLPEAIINLKQGAGRLIRDETDRGVLMLCDPRVISKPYGRRIWQSLPPFKRTRDAAEVIAFFSPEQ; this comes from the coding sequence ATGCCCGGCAAGCACGACGCCGACATCGAGCGCCTGTTCGGCGCCGGCGGCCCGCTGGGGCCGGCGGTCGGCGGTTTTCGTCCCCGCAAATCCCAGACGGAGATGGCCAAGGCCATCGCCCAGGCCATTTCCGAGCAGCAGACCCTGATCGCCGAGGCGGGCACCGGCACCGGCAAGACCTTCGCCTACCTGGTGCCGGCCCTGATGTGGGGCGGCAAGACCATCATTTCCACCGGCACCAAGAACCTGCAGGACCAGCTCTTCCTGCGCGACATTCCCACCGTGCGCGCCGCCCTGCAGGCGCCCGTGTCGGTGGCGCTGCTGAAAGGGCGGGGCAACTACCTGTGCCACTACCACCTGGAACGCACCCTGCAGAACGGCCGCATGACCTCGCGCGAGGACGTGGGCTACCTGCGCGAGATCTCCCGCTTCCTGAAGATGACGAGCACCGGCGACAAGGCCGAACTGGCGCGCGTGCCGGAAACCGCGCCGGTCTGGAACCTCGTCACCTCGACCCGCGAAAACTGCGTGGGCGCCGAGTGCCAGTACTACCAGGACTGCTTCGTGATGAAGGCGCGCCGCGAGGCGCAGCAGGCGGACGTGGTGGTGGTCAACCACCACCTGTTCTTCGCCGACGTGGCCCTGAAGGACACGGGCGTGGCCGAACTCCTGCCCTCGGCGAACACCATCGTCTTCGACGAGGCGCACCAGCTGCCGGACACGGCGACCCTCTTCTTCGGCGAGACCTTCTCCACCTCCCAGGTGCTGGAACTGTGCCGCGACGTGCTGGCCGAAGGCCTGGCGCACGCCCGCGACGGCGCGGACTGGGGCAAGACAGTGTCCGTGGTGGAAAAGGCGGCGCGCGACCTGCGCCTGACCTTCCCGCAGGACGTGGTGCGCCTCTCGCTGCCACAGATTGCACCCTCCAGCGACTTCTTCCCGGCGCTGGATGTCCTGCGCGAGCAGCTGGCGGGCCTGCTGGCCGTGCTGGAAAAGCAGGCCGAGCGCGCCGAGACCCTGGAACAGTGCCGGGTGCGCGGCCACGAACTGCAGCAGAAGCTCGATAACTGGAAATACGACCCCAAGGCCAAGGTGGCGCCGGGCGAGGAAGCCGTGTTCTGGGTGGAGGCCTATACCAGCTCCCTCCAGCTGCACAAGACGCCCCTGTCCATCGCGCCCATCTTCAACAGCCAGCGCGAAGGCGTGCCGCGCAGCTGGATCTTCACCTCGGCCACCCTGGCCGTGAAGAACGACTTCAAGCACTTCTCCGAGCAGATGGGCCTGACCGGCGAGGTCGCCCGCACCTGGCCCAGCCCCTTCAATTATGAGCAGCAGGGCATGCTGTATGTGCCGCAAGGCCTGCCGGACCCCAATTCCCTCGGCTATACGGACGCCGTGCTGGACTGCGCCCTGCCCATCATCGAGGCGGCGGGCGGCCGGACTTTCCTGCTTTGCACCACTTTACGTGCCGTGAAGCGGGCCGCCGAGCGCCTGCGCGACGAGTTCGAGAAGCGCGGCCTGCGCTTCCCCCTCTTTGTGCAGGGCGACCGCGGCCGCACCGAGCTGCTCGACCAGTTCCGCAAGGCGGGCAACGGTGTGCTGATCGGCAGCCAGAGCTTCTGGGAAGGCGTGGACGTGCGGGGCGACGCCCTGTCCCTGGTCATTATCGACAAGCTGCCGTTTGCTCCGCCGGACGATCCCGTGCTGGCGGCGCGTATCGAGGTGATGGAGCGGCAGGGGCTGAACGGCTTCATGCACCACACCCTGCCGGAAGCCATCATCAACCTGAAGCAGGGCGCGGGCCGCCTGATCCGCGACGAAACGGACCGGGGTGTGCTCATGCTGTGCGACCCGCGCGTCATCTCCAAACCTTACGGCCGCCGCATCTGGCAGAGCCTGCCCCCCTTCAAGCGCACCCGCGACGCCGCCGAGGTGATCGCCTTCTTCTCCCCAGAACAGTAG
- a CDS encoding YdcH family protein — protein sequence MTNVEEIKRRIIELDVEHRDLDAVIEMLTLDGHHDQLQLRRLKKRKLQLKDYITLLKMQLVPDVPA from the coding sequence ATGACCAACGTAGAAGAAATCAAGCGCCGTATCATCGAACTGGACGTCGAGCACCGGGACCTGGACGCGGTGATTGAGATGCTCACCTTGGATGGCCACCACGATCAGCTGCAGTTGCGTCGCCTCAAAAAGCGCAAGCTGCAACTGAAAGACTATATCACCTTGCTGAAAATGCAATTGGTGCCTGATGTTCCGGCCTGA
- a CDS encoding PP2C family protein-serine/threonine phosphatase: MSAYKIEAGTAQHLGSRPQQNDRAALFTAPHAPGYVLAVVADGVHGGAVASEQALHTARQLFDEYKVGDAPNPARVAELLRGIAQEAHDILLMNAISSSAEPQATLALLMLTPQQQAIWATVGDTRIYRFSGGACTGRSNDTDYVEHLVRNDGLPPDAARKHRSSRLLANVLGNKLKKPFVSTGTQENLKAGDAFMLCSDGLWQYFTDSELATVVARKTPREAAELLINKAGERAQGKGDNCTMAIVKLAALPKEVPTYTVQKLRKAI, translated from the coding sequence ATGAGCGCCTATAAAATCGAGGCCGGCACCGCGCAGCATCTTGGCAGCCGTCCGCAGCAAAACGACCGCGCCGCCCTGTTCACCGCTCCGCACGCCCCCGGCTATGTGCTGGCCGTGGTGGCGGACGGCGTGCATGGCGGCGCCGTCGCCTCTGAACAGGCCCTGCACACGGCAAGGCAGCTGTTCGACGAGTACAAGGTCGGCGACGCGCCGAATCCCGCCCGGGTGGCGGAGCTCCTGCGCGGCATCGCGCAGGAGGCGCACGACATTCTCCTGATGAACGCCATCAGCAGCAGCGCCGAGCCCCAGGCCACGCTGGCCCTGCTCATGCTCACGCCGCAGCAGCAGGCCATCTGGGCCACCGTGGGCGACACCCGCATCTACCGCTTCAGCGGCGGCGCCTGCACGGGCCGCAGCAACGACACGGACTACGTGGAGCACCTGGTGCGCAACGACGGCCTGCCACCCGATGCGGCGCGCAAGCACCGCAGTTCGCGCCTGCTGGCCAATGTACTGGGGAACAAGTTGAAGAAGCCCTTCGTGAGCACCGGCACGCAGGAGAACCTGAAGGCGGGCGACGCCTTCATGCTGTGCAGCGACGGGCTGTGGCAGTACTTCACGGACAGCGAGCTGGCCACGGTGGTGGCGCGCAAGACGCCGCGCGAGGCGGCAGAACTTCTCATCAACAAGGCGGGGGAACGCGCCCAGGGCAAGGGCGACAACTGCACCATGGCGATCGTGAAGCTGGCGGCCCTGCCGAAGGAAGTGCCGACCTACACCGTGCAGAAGCTGCGCAAGGCTATCTAG
- the zapE gene encoding cell division protein ZapE produces the protein MNVLEYYQHALEQRDFKADEAQRRAVERLQQCYDEWVEYKAQRSNGFKRFLNRPDVPRGVYMWGGVGRGKSFLMDAFYSVVPVVRKTRLHFHEFMRAVHIQLDELMGVADPLDEVARRIAKKYRLICFDEFHVSDVADAMILYNLMRALYDNGVSFIMTSNYEPSTLYPDGLHRDRILPTIALLKEKMDVLNVDAGVDYRGRALEQVQAYYTPLNAATDQALRDAFTRVAETSDEDRHIHIEGREIAALRRAGTTVWFDFATLCGGPRSQNDYLEIASRFHTVILSGIPMMSAGMASEARRFTWLIDVFYDQGVKLIMSAEVPPEELYTSGMLANEFHRTVSRIVEMQSREYMEKAQRGAAAALA, from the coding sequence ATGAACGTCCTAGAGTACTACCAGCATGCGCTTGAACAGCGCGATTTCAAGGCTGATGAAGCCCAGCGCCGCGCCGTGGAACGCCTGCAGCAGTGCTATGACGAGTGGGTGGAATACAAGGCCCAGCGCTCGAACGGCTTCAAGCGCTTCCTGAACCGTCCCGATGTGCCGCGCGGCGTGTACATGTGGGGCGGGGTGGGGCGCGGCAAGTCCTTCCTGATGGACGCCTTCTATTCCGTGGTGCCCGTGGTGCGCAAGACGCGCCTGCACTTCCACGAATTCATGCGCGCCGTGCACATCCAGCTCGACGAGCTGATGGGCGTGGCCGATCCCCTGGACGAAGTGGCCAGGCGCATCGCCAAGAAGTACCGCCTGATCTGCTTCGACGAATTCCATGTATCGGACGTGGCCGACGCCATGATCCTGTACAACCTGATGCGGGCGCTGTACGACAACGGCGTGTCCTTCATCATGACTTCCAACTACGAGCCCTCGACCCTGTATCCCGACGGGCTGCACCGCGACCGCATCCTGCCCACCATCGCCCTGCTGAAGGAGAAGATGGATGTGCTGAACGTGGACGCCGGTGTCGATTACCGGGGCCGCGCCCTGGAACAGGTGCAGGCCTATTACACGCCGCTCAATGCCGCCACCGACCAGGCCCTGCGCGATGCCTTTACCCGCGTCGCCGAAACCTCGGACGAGGACAGGCATATTCATATCGAGGGCCGCGAGATCGCGGCGCTGCGACGCGCGGGCACCACGGTGTGGTTCGATTTCGCCACCCTGTGCGGCGGACCGCGTTCCCAGAACGACTACCTCGAAATCGCCAGCCGTTTCCATACCGTGATATTGTCCGGGATACCGATGATGTCGGCCGGTATGGCCTCCGAGGCGCGCCGCTTCACCTGGCTGATCGACGTGTTCTACGACCAGGGCGTGAAGCTGATCATGTCGGCCGAAGTGCCGCCGGAGGAGCTGTACACTAGCGGTATGCTGGCCAATGAATTCCACCGTACCGTGTCGCGCATCGTGGAGATGCAGTCGCGCGAGTACATGGAGAAGGCGCAGCGCGGCGCAGCCGCCGCACTGGCCTGA
- the lpdA gene encoding dihydrolipoyl dehydrogenase: MSKQFDVVVIGAGPGGYIAAIRAAQLGFSVACIDEWANEKGGPAPGGTCTNVGCIPSKALLQSSEHYEHAGHAFKEHGIDVAGLSLNLGQMIKRKNTVVKQNNDGILFLFKKNKVTFFHGRGAFAGAAGAEGYPIAISGPTTDTITGKQIIVATGSNARALPGAPFDEKLILSNTGALSIDEVPANLGVIGAGVIGLEMGSVWRRLGSKVTVLEGLPTFLGAVDEQIAKEAQKMFTKQGLSINLGCKIESVTAGKNDVTVKYTDAKGEAQNATFDKLIVSIGRTPNTNGLGADKAGLQLDERGFVAVDGDCKTNLPNVWAIGDVVRGPMLAHKAEEEGVAVAERIAGQHGHTNFNTIPWVIYTSPEIAWVGKTEQQLKAEGVAYKAGTFPFLANGRARALGDTSGMVKFLANAATDEILGVHIIGPMASELISEAVVAMEFKASAEDIARICHAHPSLSEATKEAALAVDKRTLNF, from the coding sequence ATGAGCAAACAATTCGACGTAGTAGTGATCGGCGCCGGTCCCGGCGGCTATATCGCGGCCATCCGCGCCGCGCAGCTGGGCTTCTCCGTGGCCTGTATCGACGAGTGGGCCAACGAAAAGGGCGGCCCCGCACCGGGCGGCACCTGCACCAACGTGGGCTGCATTCCGTCCAAGGCCCTGCTGCAGTCCTCCGAACATTACGAGCACGCCGGCCATGCCTTCAAGGAGCACGGCATCGACGTGGCTGGCCTGTCCCTGAACCTGGGCCAGATGATCAAGCGCAAGAACACCGTCGTGAAGCAGAACAACGACGGCATCCTCTTCCTGTTCAAGAAGAACAAGGTCACCTTCTTCCACGGCCGCGGCGCATTCGCCGGCGCGGCTGGCGCCGAAGGCTACCCGATCGCCATCAGCGGTCCCACCACCGACACCATCACCGGCAAGCAGATCATCGTGGCCACCGGCTCCAACGCGCGCGCTCTGCCGGGCGCTCCGTTCGACGAGAAGCTGATCCTGTCGAACACCGGCGCGCTGTCCATCGACGAGGTGCCTGCCAATCTGGGCGTGATCGGCGCCGGCGTGATCGGCCTGGAAATGGGCTCCGTATGGCGCCGCCTGGGCTCCAAGGTCACCGTGCTGGAAGGCCTGCCAACCTTCCTGGGCGCAGTCGACGAGCAGATTGCCAAGGAAGCGCAGAAGATGTTCACCAAGCAGGGCCTGAGCATCAACCTGGGCTGCAAGATCGAGAGCGTCACCGCGGGCAAGAACGACGTCACCGTGAAATACACCGACGCCAAGGGCGAAGCGCAGAACGCGACCTTCGACAAGTTGATCGTGTCCATCGGCCGCACCCCGAACACCAACGGCCTGGGCGCCGACAAGGCGGGCCTGCAGCTGGACGAGCGCGGCTTCGTCGCCGTGGACGGCGACTGCAAGACCAATCTGCCGAACGTGTGGGCGATTGGCGACGTGGTGCGCGGACCGATGCTGGCGCACAAGGCGGAAGAAGAGGGCGTTGCCGTGGCCGAGCGTATCGCCGGCCAGCACGGCCACACCAACTTCAACACCATTCCTTGGGTGATCTACACCTCGCCGGAAATCGCCTGGGTCGGCAAGACCGAGCAGCAGCTGAAGGCTGAAGGCGTGGCCTACAAGGCTGGCACCTTCCCCTTCCTGGCCAACGGCCGCGCGCGCGCGCTGGGCGATACCTCGGGCATGGTGAAGTTCCTGGCCAACGCCGCGACCGACGAGATCCTGGGCGTGCACATCATCGGCCCGATGGCTTCCGAGCTGATCTCCGAAGCCGTGGTGGCGATGGAGTTCAAGGCCTCCGCCGAAGACATCGCGCGCATCTGCCACGCTCACCCTTCGCTGTCCGAAGCAACGAAGGAAGCCGCGCTGGCCGTCGACAAGCGCACGCTGAACTTCTAA
- a CDS encoding PspC domain-containing protein, with protein MSVSEEIKRLHELHQAGALSDEEFARAKERLLNGAPPAAPGGGDFASEFSSLRRSRTDRWLGGVCGGLARASGVDSWIWRLVFALFTISFGFGAVIYILLWIFVPEDELIGK; from the coding sequence ATGAGCGTATCCGAAGAAATCAAACGCCTGCACGAGCTGCACCAGGCCGGCGCCCTGAGCGACGAAGAATTTGCCCGCGCCAAGGAGCGCCTGCTGAACGGCGCGCCGCCCGCTGCGCCGGGCGGCGGCGACTTCGCCAGCGAGTTCTCCAGCCTGCGCCGTTCGCGCACCGACCGTTGGCTCGGTGGCGTCTGCGGCGGCCTCGCGCGCGCGTCCGGTGTCGATTCCTGGATCTGGCGCCTGGTGTTCGCGCTCTTCACCATCTCCTTCGGCTTCGGCGCGGTGATCTACATCCTCCTGTGGATATTCGTCCCCGAGGACGAACTGATTGGAAAATAA
- the odhB gene encoding 2-oxoglutarate dehydrogenase complex dihydrolipoyllysine-residue succinyltransferase, giving the protein MAQIEVKVPQLSESVAEATLLSWHKKVGDAVARDENMIDIETDKVVLELPAPDAGVVVQVLKNDGATVVAGEVIAIIDTDASAKAAAPAAAAAPAPAAAPAPAAAPAAATGGSKGDVAMPAAAKILSEAGLSASDVAGSGKDGRVTKGDALAAAAAPKPAAPAPMAAPAAKAALPKVAAPAVANLGDRPEERVPMSRLRARIAERLVESQSTNAILTTFNEVNMKPVMDLRNKYKDKFEKEHGVKLGFMSFFVKAAVAALKKYPILNASVDGNDIVYHGYFDIGIAVGSPRGLVVPILRNADQMSIAEIEKKIGEFGAKAKEGKLTLEDLTGGTFSISNGGTFGSMLSTPIINPPQSAILGVHATKDRAVVEDGQIVIRPMNYLAMSYDHRIIDGREAVLGLVAMKEALEDPARLLLDL; this is encoded by the coding sequence ATGGCACAAATCGAAGTTAAAGTCCCCCAGCTGTCCGAATCCGTCGCGGAAGCGACCCTGCTCTCGTGGCACAAGAAAGTCGGCGACGCCGTTGCGCGCGACGAGAACATGATCGACATCGAGACCGACAAGGTCGTGCTGGAACTGCCGGCCCCGGACGCGGGCGTGGTGGTCCAGGTACTGAAGAATGACGGCGCAACCGTCGTCGCAGGCGAAGTGATCGCCATCATCGACACCGACGCCTCCGCCAAGGCCGCCGCGCCGGCCGCCGCTGCCGCGCCTGCGCCAGCCGCCGCACCGGCTCCTGCCGCCGCTCCCGCTGCCGCCACCGGCGGTTCGAAGGGCGACGTGGCCATGCCGGCCGCCGCCAAGATTCTGTCCGAAGCCGGCCTGTCCGCTTCCGACGTTGCCGGTTCCGGCAAGGACGGCCGCGTGACCAAGGGCGACGCCCTGGCTGCCGCCGCCGCACCGAAGCCCGCAGCGCCCGCACCGATGGCCGCACCGGCCGCCAAGGCCGCGCTGCCGAAAGTGGCCGCTCCTGCCGTCGCCAACCTGGGCGACCGTCCGGAAGAGCGCGTGCCGATGAGCCGCCTGCGCGCCCGTATCGCCGAGCGCCTGGTGGAATCGCAGTCCACCAACGCCATCCTGACCACCTTCAATGAAGTGAACATGAAGCCGGTCATGGACCTGCGCAACAAGTACAAGGACAAGTTCGAGAAAGAGCACGGCGTGAAGCTGGGCTTCATGTCCTTCTTCGTGAAGGCGGCCGTGGCCGCGCTGAAGAAGTACCCGATCCTGAACGCCTCCGTGGACGGCAACGACATCGTCTACCACGGCTACTTCGACATCGGTATCGCCGTCGGTTCGCCGCGCGGCCTGGTGGTGCCTATCCTGCGCAATGCCGACCAGATGAGCATCGCCGAGATCGAGAAGAAGATCGGCGAGTTCGGCGCCAAGGCCAAGGAAGGCAAGCTGACCCTGGAAGACCTGACGGGCGGCACCTTCTCCATCTCGAACGGCGGCACCTTCGGCTCCATGCTATCGACCCCGATCATCAACCCGCCGCAGTCGGCCATCCTGGGCGTGCACGCGACCAAGGACCGCGCCGTGGTGGAAGACGGCCAGATCGTCATCCGTCCGATGAACTACCTGGCCATGTCCTACGACCACCGCATCATCGACGGCCGCGAAGCCGTGCTGGGCCTGGTGGCGATGAAGGAAGCGCTGGAAGATCCGGCCCGCCTGCTGCTGGACCTGTAA